Proteins encoded together in one Impatiens glandulifera chromosome 1, dImpGla2.1, whole genome shotgun sequence window:
- the LOC124919120 gene encoding zinc finger CCCH domain-containing protein 24 yields MNDNDSIQSPPLPTEQLKLMIPDDSTQSPAPPAEELKQMNGNDSTQSPADAQSPVKADAELGEKRKREDEPVTTEEKLPTSRHPLWKTSMCSYFRGHGVCKHGDSCRFAHSEEELLLRPDNTWDPTSERAKKMKTDDSEKLDSGEDPNPTEDGFLMTDAFDDDSSEPALSKCLVHLPMKWTSDNLKSFLSDQGIAYKSAKKKKNMAVGFVNFDDVDQVKQAMKELEGKCAGNKTLKIADVVPRTFEKKARPTMSVQSSSDHTEMIDSSNGCQNGDNVEETTVGDGSDVKARSARDSVTPLGHMQYIDQLEYKKNNLMQMLKKLTKNARRACPNGVPLPQWIRNSREIGGLPCNLEGIIESPLVEGYRNKCEFSVGYSQQGKPTVGFMIGNFREGVTAVEEPTDCLNVSSIACKFASIFQEFLQTSELPLWNRFNNSGFWRQLTVREGRKLGSTSDMSLEDSIAQVMLIIQVSTKGFDDGVISVEFEKMAEAFSTGASVTSPALPLTALVVQDHQGISNVSPTDAPLRTLVIRKPGSEAEPANNDEEARIHDYIGNLQFSISPTAFFQVNTLAAEKLYSLAGDWAGLGPDTLLFDICCGTGTIGLTLAHRVGMVVGIEMNEFAVSDAIRNSEINGIKNCRFVCAKAENIIGSLLKEYIYLPEKNGEVVDSQGSNIEEAVDVKEHSTSEEVSNPKDTLEGAENGTSVRQFKNVVAIVDPPRGGLHPTVIKVLRTHSQLKRLVYISCNPESLVANAIELCTPSSEMNDKSNKDNRGWRKMSSAGLARHRTKSMPNSEPFQPVKATAVDLFPHTPHCELVMLLER; encoded by the exons ATGAACGACAACGATTCCATTCAATCGCCGCCACTTCCGACTGAGCAATTGAAGCTAATGATACCAGACGATTCCACTCAATCGCCGGCCCCTCCTGCTGAAGAACTGAAGCAAATGAACGGCAATGATTCAACGCAATCACCGGCCGATGCTCAATCGCCAGTGAAAGCAGATGCGGAGCTGGGCGAAAAGAGGAAACGAGAGGATGAACCAGTTACCACGGAGGAAAAACTACCCACGTCTCGCCATCCACTGTGGAAGACGAGCATGTGCTCTTATTTTCGTGGACACGGCGTTTGCAAACATGGCGACTCATGTCGGTTCGCCCACAGCGAGGAGGAACTCCTCCTCCGTCCTGACAATACCTGGGACCCTACTTCGGAGAGGGCGAAGAAGATGAAGACTGATGATTCAGAGAAGTTGGATTCAGGTGAAGATCCGAATCCCACAGAAGATGGGTTTCTCATGACTGATGCTTTCGATGATGATTCGTCGGAACCTGCACTTTCTAAGTGCTTGGTGCATCTCCCAATGAAGTGGACTTCGGATAATTTGAAGAGTTTTCTCAGTGATCAG GGTATTGCATATAAATCAGccaagaaaaagaagaatatggCTGTAGGTTTtgtgaattttgatgatgtagaTCAAGTGAAACAAGCAATGAAG GAGCTAGAGGGGAAATGTGCTGGAAACAAAACATTGAAGATTGCAGATGTAGTTCCCCGTACCTTTGAAAAGAAAGCCAGACCGACCATGTCTGTCCAAAGCTCATCTGATCATACTGAGATGATTGATTCTTCAAATGGATGCCAAAATGGTGATAATGTTGAAGAAACTACAGTGGGAGATGGTTCAGATGTGAAGGCAAGAAGTGCTCGTGATTCGGTGACACCACTTGGGCATATGCAATACATAGATCAACTGGAGTACAAAAAGAACAATCTCATGCAAATGCTAAAAAAGCTT aCTAAGAATGCACGAAGAGCTTGTCCAAATGGTGTTCCTCTTCCACAGTGGATTCGGAACTCGAGGGAAATAG GTGGACTTCCATGCAACTTAGAAGGCATTATTGAGTCGCCACTTGTAGAAGGATATCGTAACAAGTGTGAATTCTCAGTTGGTTACTCGCAACAGGGAAAACCAACAGTGGGGTTCATGATCGGGAACTTCAG AGAGGGAGTGACTGCTGTGGAAGAACCAACAGACTGCCTAAACGTTTCTAGCATTGCTTGTAAATTTGCTTCAATATTTCAGGAGTTCTTGCAAACCTCAGAGTTACCACTTTGGAACAGATTCAACAACTCTGGATTTTGGCGCCAATTGACA GTTCGTGAAGGAAGGAAACTTGGCAGCACTTCTGATATGAGTTTAGAGGATAGCATTGCTCAAGTCATGCTAATCATCCAG GTTTCCACAAAAGGCTTTGATGATGGGGTAATAAGTGTTGAATTTGAGAAGATGGCTGAAGCATTTTCCACAGGAGCTTCTGTTACATCTCCAGCTTTGCCTCTAACAGCTTTGGTGGTGCAG GATCACCAAGGAATATCAAATGTATCACCAACTGATGCTCCATTACGTACACTTGTAATTCGTAAACCAGGCTCTGAAGCTGAACCAGCAAATAATGACGAGGAAGCAAGGATTCATGACTATATAGGCAACCTGCAGTTTTCTATATCCCCGACAGCCTTTTTCCAA GTTAATACTCTTGCTGCTGAGAAGCTTTACTCACTTGCTGGTGATTGGGCTGGTCTAGGGCCTGATACCTTGCTTTTTGATATCTGCTGTGGAACTGGAACAATTGGCTTGACATTGGCTCACCGAGTTGGCATG GTGGTTGGCATTGAAATGAATGAGTTCGCCGTTTCTGATGCAATCAGGAATTCCGAAATCAATGGCATAAAAAACTGCAGATTCGTTTGTGCAAAg GCGGAGAACATAATAGGATCACTTTTAAAGGAGTATATATATTTGCCTGAGAAAAATGGTGAAGTTGTAGATTCACAAGGAAGCAACATTGAAGAAGCAGTTGATGTTAAGGAGCACAGTACATCTGAAGAAGTATCAAATCCCAAAGATACCCTTGAAGGTGCAGAAAATGGAACCTCTGTTCgacaatttaaaaatgttgTTGCTATAGTTGATCCTCCTCGAGGTGGACTTCATCCCACT GTCATCAAAGTATTGAGAACTCATTCCCAGCTCAAGAGACTTGT ATACATATCCTGTAATCCAGAAAGTTTGGTGGCGAATGCAATTGAGCTGTGCACACCATCTTCTGAAATGAACGATAAATCGAACAAGGACAATAGAGGATGGAGGAAAATGAGCAGTGCAGGCTTAGCAAGACACAGAACCAAATCAATGCCAAATTCCGAGCCATTCCAGCCTGTTAAAGCCACGGCTGTTGATCTTTTTCCTCATACTCCACACTGCGAGTTGGTTATGCTTTTGGAGAggtaa